One stretch of Rosistilla oblonga DNA includes these proteins:
- the aroE gene encoding shikimate dehydrogenase: MDSNGSDTVITSKIAPVTRFKSDFMICVSIGRGRHKRMIAEYEWIAQQGIKLVELRLDYLTRTVDLHRLLGDKHCEVIATCRRREDGGRWKGSEEDRLMLLRSAIASGVDYVDLEGDIAHTVPRYGRTKRIVSYHNFETTPDDLAELHSELARRDADVVKLATMANCVEDTFRMMELVKNSDVPTIGICMGDLGTPTRILQGSWGSPLTFASIDSERTMAPGQVGWKEMLRLYDADNINADTNLFGVIADPVGHSYSPLIHNAGFKHQQLNNRYLPFRVPPEDLDFFMENCQRMGIKGLSVTIPHKEEVMEYLTEIEASAHEIGAVNTIVFDGDKRRGFNTDYRAAMDCLMESVEHDASSDEPLRGKTALLLGAGGVCRAIAWGLRQRGANIIVTGRSPARAEALAASVGGNSIAWENRHDPEVDILINGTPLGMYPNLDQSPYDGRQLRAETTVFETIYNPGQTLLVKLARQKGCKIVTGVDMFIRQAAYQYKLFTGKEPPIAVMRQALARAVNPAQTWDATEAANADQDGDDEES, translated from the coding sequence ATGGACAGCAACGGATCCGATACCGTTATTACTTCGAAAATCGCTCCTGTCACCAGGTTTAAGTCGGACTTTATGATTTGTGTCAGCATTGGTCGCGGTCGCCATAAACGAATGATCGCCGAATATGAATGGATCGCTCAACAGGGGATCAAGCTTGTTGAGTTGCGGTTGGATTACCTGACGCGGACCGTCGATCTGCATCGCTTGTTGGGCGATAAGCATTGCGAGGTGATCGCCACGTGCCGTCGCCGCGAGGATGGCGGTCGCTGGAAAGGGAGCGAAGAAGATCGGTTGATGCTGTTGCGCTCGGCGATCGCTTCGGGAGTCGACTATGTCGATCTCGAGGGAGACATCGCTCACACCGTGCCGCGGTACGGGCGGACCAAACGCATCGTCAGCTATCACAACTTTGAGACGACGCCCGACGATCTTGCCGAACTGCACAGCGAATTGGCTCGCCGCGACGCCGACGTGGTCAAACTGGCGACGATGGCGAATTGCGTCGAGGATACGTTCCGGATGATGGAGCTTGTCAAAAACTCCGACGTCCCGACGATCGGGATCTGCATGGGCGACCTGGGGACTCCGACGCGGATCCTGCAGGGAAGCTGGGGATCGCCGCTGACCTTCGCGTCGATCGATTCGGAGCGGACGATGGCGCCGGGCCAAGTCGGTTGGAAGGAGATGCTGCGGTTGTACGATGCCGACAACATCAACGCCGATACGAACCTGTTTGGTGTGATCGCCGATCCGGTCGGGCACAGCTACAGCCCGTTGATTCACAACGCCGGCTTCAAGCACCAACAACTCAACAATCGTTACCTGCCGTTTCGCGTTCCTCCCGAAGATCTCGACTTCTTCATGGAGAACTGCCAGCGGATGGGGATCAAGGGGCTCAGCGTCACCATCCCTCACAAAGAAGAGGTGATGGAGTACCTGACCGAAATCGAGGCTTCGGCGCACGAGATCGGCGCGGTCAATACGATCGTCTTCGATGGCGACAAGCGTCGCGGTTTCAACACCGATTACCGCGCGGCGATGGATTGTTTGATGGAGTCGGTCGAGCACGATGCTTCGTCGGACGAACCGCTTCGCGGCAAGACGGCGTTGCTGTTGGGAGCCGGCGGTGTCTGCCGAGCGATCGCTTGGGGACTGCGGCAGCGCGGTGCGAACATCATCGTCACCGGAAGAAGTCCGGCGCGGGCCGAAGCTTTGGCCGCATCGGTCGGCGGCAACTCGATCGCTTGGGAAAACCGACACGATCCCGAGGTCGATATCTTGATCAACGGTACGCCGTTGGGAATGTATCCCAACCTCGACCAATCGCCTTACGATGGCCGCCAACTGCGAGCCGAAACGACGGTCTTCGAAACGATCTACAATCCGGGCCAAACGCTGCTGGTCAAGCTGGCGCGGCAAAAGGGATGCAAGATCGTCACCGGCGTCGATATGTTCATCCGCCAGGCAGCCTATCAATACAAGCTGTTCACTGGCAAGGAACCGCCGATCGCCGTGATGCGACAAGCCTTGGCTCGCGCTGTGAATCCCGCTCAGACTTGGGATGCG